The following are encoded in a window of Myxocyprinus asiaticus isolate MX2 ecotype Aquarium Trade chromosome 17, UBuf_Myxa_2, whole genome shotgun sequence genomic DNA:
- the LOC127455166 gene encoding thrombospondin-1-like, producing the protein MMTLRALVLCLMLWSSESSRQAEMLDDNTVFDVFELTNVHKKYHGVSLVKGPDPNSPAYKILNPNLIPSVPELSFRDLIYSIQTERGFIFTASLKQAKQTRGSLISVEKRDGSGSLFEIISNGKANTVDVVYWSTSGQHVVSIEDVNVANGHWRNITVFVQEDRAQVHVGCEEINTQELDVPIQQILTQESAEISSLRIAKGAAKSDRFMGVLQNVRFVFGTTLDAILRNKGCESSTFITDVMTLENPVNGSSPAIRTDYTGHKSKDLQDICGFSCEDLASMFKELKGLGVVVKQLSNELRQVTADNNLIKTQIKIHGGVCLHNSIVYRDKDEWTVDSCTHCTCQNSATVCREISCPLMPCANATVPDGECCPRCGTPSDYAEDGWSPWSEWTHCSVTCGRGIQQRGRSCDRINSNCDGTSVQTRDCYTQECDKRFKQDGGWSHWSPWSSCSVTCGEGVITRIRLCNSPTPQMGGRDCQGEGRQTEICQMAPCPVNGGWGPWSPWDSCSVTCGGGLQRRHRLCNNPTPKYGGKDCLGDLKGSRLCNAQSCPIDGCLSNPCFAGTKCTSFPDGSWKCGECPVGFTGDGINCQDIDECKEIPDACFVLNGVHQCENTEPGYNCLPCPPRYSGPQPFGRGKEQAIASKQVCTPRNPCEDGSHDCNKNANCIYLGVYSDIMYRCECKPGYAGNGYICGEDPDLDGWPNTDLHCVENATYHCKKDNCPDLPNSGQEDYDKDGTGDACDSDDDNDGIPDDGDNCPFIFNPRQYDHDRDQVGDRCDNCPYDSNPEQTDTDNNGEGDACAIDIDGDGILNEKDNCPYVYNTDQRDTDRDGVGDHCDNCPLEHNPDQIDSDSDNVGDKCDSNQDIDEDGHQNNLDNCPYIPNANQADHDKDGKGDACDHDDDNDGVPDDKDNCRLAFNPDQLDSDGDGRGDICKDDFDQDNVLDIDDVCPENFAISETDFRRFQMVPLDPTGTSQIDPNWVVRHQGKELLQTVNCDPGIAVGYDEFNAVDFSGTFFINTDRDDDYAGFVFGYQSSSRFYVVMWKQITQTYWSHTPTKAQGYSGLSIKVVNSTTGPGEHLRNALWHTGDTEGQVRTLWHDPKNIGWKDYTAYRWQLIHKPKTGHIRVIMYEGKKVMADSGSIYDKTYAGGRLGLFVFSQEMVYFSDLKYECRDV; encoded by the exons ATGATGACTCTGAGAGCACTAGTTTTATGTCTCATGTTGTGGAGTTCAGAGAGCAGCAGACAAGCAG AAATGCTCGATGATAACACAGTGTTTGATGTGTTCGAGCTCACTAATGTTCATAAGAAGTATCACGGAGTGAGTTTAGTGAAGGGACCGGATCCAAACAGTCCAGCGTACAAGATCCTGAACCCGAACCTGATCCCCTCCGTGCCCGAGCTCTCCTTCAGGGACCTGATCTACTCCATCCAGACCGAGCGAGGCTTCATCTTCACTGCCAGCCTCAAACAAGCCAAACAGACCCGTGGCAGTCTGATCTCTGTGGAGAAGAGAGACGGATCCGGATCGCTGTTCGAGATCATCTCTAATGGGAAAGCGAACACTGTGGATGTGGTGTACTGGAGCACGAGCGGGCAGCATGTCGTGTCCATTGAAGATGTGAATGTGGCGAACGGACACTGGAGGAACATCACAGTGTTTGTTCAGGAGGATCGAGCTCAGGTTCATGTGGGCTGTGAGGAGATCAACACTCAAGAACTCGATGTTCCGATCCAACAGATTCTCACTCAAGAGAGCGCAGAGATCTCCAGCCTGAGGATCGCCAAAGGAGCCGCCAAATCTGACCGATTCATG GGAGTTCTGCAGAATGTGCGTTTTGTCTTTGGAACGACGCTGGACGCGATTTTACGCAATAAAGGATGCGAGAGCT CGACCTTCATCACAGATGTCATGACCTTGGAGAATCCTGTGAATGGATCGAGTCCAGCCATCCGCACAGATTACACTGGACACAAGTCTAAAG ATCTGCAGGACATCTGTGGTTTCTCCTGTGAAGATCTGGCCAGCATGTTTAAGGAGCTCAAGGGACTCGGTGTGGTAGTGAAGCAGCTGTCAAATGAGCTCCGTCAAGTG ACAGCAGATAACAACTTAATCAAGACCCAAATTAAAATCCATGGAGGAGTTTGTTTGCACAACAGCATCGTTTACAGAGACAAAGACGAGTGGACGGTGGACAGCTGCACCCACTGCACATGCCAG AACTCTGCCACTGTGTGCCGTGAAATCTCTTGCCCGCTCATGCCCTGCGCCAACGCCACCGTCCCAGATGGTGAATGCTGCCCACGCTGCGGAACAC CGAGTGATTATGCAGAAGATGGCTGGTCACCCTGGTCTGAATGGACACACTGTTCGGTGACCTGCGGCAGAGGAATTCAACAGCGTGGACGCTCTTGTGATCGAATCAACAGCAACTGTGACGGAACGTCAGTTCAGACGAGAGACTGTTACACACAAGAATGTGACAAACGCT TCAAGCAGGATGGCGGTTGGAGTCACTGGTCGCCCTGGTCGTCCTGTTCAGTGACGTGTGGCGAGGGCGTCATCACTCGTATCCGGCTGTGCAACTCCCCGACGCCACAAATGGGTGGTAGAGATTGTCAGGGAGAGGGACGTCAGACCGAGATATGCCAGATGGCTCCATGCCCAG TGAATGGAGGTTGGGGCCCCTGGTCACCATGGGACTCTTGTTCGGTCACTTGTGGTGGAGGACTGCAGCGCAGACACCGTCTCTGCAATAACCCCACCCCCAAATATGGTGGAAAAGACTGTCTGGGTGACTTGAAAGGAAGTCGTCTGTGCAATGCCCAATCGTGTCCCATTG ATGGGTGTCTCTCGAACCCATGCTTCGCTGGCACTAAATGCACTAGCTTCCCTGATGGTTCCTGGAAGTGTGGCGAGTGTCCGGTTGGGTTCACTGGAGATGGAATCAACTGTCAAGACATTGATGAG TGCAAAGAAATTCCTGATGCCTGTTTTGTTCTCAATGGAGTCCATCAGTGTGAGAACACAGAGCCGGGATACAACTGTCTGCCCTGCCCACCACGATATTCTGGACCACAGCCCTTTGGCAGGGGAAAAGAGCAGGCCATTGCCAGTAAACAG GTCTGTACACCAAGAAACCCATGTGAGGATGGCAGCCATGACTGCAATAAGAATGCCAACTGCATCTACCTGGGCGTATACTCTGACATCATGTACCGCTGTGAATGTAAACCTGGTTACGCTGGGAATGGTTATATCTGTGGAGAGGACCCAGACCTGGATGGCTGGCCAAACACTGATCTCCATTGTGTGGAAAATGCTACTTACCACTGCAAGAAG GACAACTGCCCTGACCTTCCCAACTCTGGTCAAGAAGACTATGACAAAGATGGAACTGGTGATGCTTGTGATAGTGATGATGACAATGATGGGATCCCTGATGATGGG GACAATTGCCCGTTCATCTTCAACCCAAGACAGTATGATCACGACCGCGATCAGGTCGGTGACCGATGTGATAACTGCCCATACGACAGTAATCCAGAGCAGACCGACACCGACAACAACGGCGAGGGAGATGCTTGTGCCATTGACATCGATGGCGATG GCATTCTGAATGAGAAAGACAACTGCCCATATGTGTACAACACTGACCAGAGAGATACTGATCGAGATGGAGTCGGTGACCACTGTGACAATTGTCCATTGGAGCACAACCCTGACCAG ATTGACTCAGACTCTGACAATGTTGGAGACAAGTGCGACAGCAACCAGGACATTGATGAGGATGGACATCAAAACAATTTGGACAACTGCCCCTACATCCCCAATGCCAACCAGGCTGACCATGACAAAGACGGCAAAGGAGACGCCTGCGATCATGACGATGACAATGATGGTGTACCGGACGACAAAGACAACTGTCGACTTGCCTTCAACCCAGATCAACTGGATTCTGACG GTGATGGCCGTGGTGACATTTGCAAGGATGACTTCGACCAGGATAATGTGCTTGATATCGACGATGTTTGCCCAGAGAACTTTGCCATCAGTGAAACAGACTTCCGCAGGTTCCAGATGGTTCCTCTCGACCCCACAGGAACTTCACAGATCGACCCCAACTGGGTTGTCCGTCACCAGGGCAAAGAACTTCTGCAGACGGTCAACTGTGATCCAGGCATTGCTGTTG GTTATGATGAGTTCAACGCTGTGGACTTCAGTGGCACGTTTTTTATCAACACAGACCGTGACGATGACTACGCCGGCTTTGTGTTTGGCTACCAGTCCAGTTCTCGATTCTATGTGGTGATGTGGAAACAGATCACACAAACTTATTGGTCTCACACACCCACTAAAGCTCAGGGTTACTCTGGCCTGTCCATTAAAGTAGTAAACTCAACCACGGGACCAGGCGAGCACCTCAGGAATGCTTTGTGGCACACTGGAGACACTGAGGGACAA GTGCGAACCCTCTGGCACGACCCCAAGAACATCGGCTGGAAGGATTACACCGCCTACAGATGGCAACTGATCCACAAACCCAAAACTGGACACATTAG AGTTATTATGTATGAGGGCAAGAAGGTCATGGCTGATTCAGGAAGTATCTACGACAAGACATACGCAGGAGGAAGACTTGGTCTCtttgtcttctctcaagagatggTTTACTTCTCTGACCTCAAATATGAATGCAGAG ATGTATAA